GAAGCAGATCCAGGATATCCAGACCGAACAAAAAGCCTGCGCCGACATGATCGCCACGGCCCGGGATCTTCAGAACAAAGGCAAGAATGGAGAGGGCGTCGGCATCGCCAGCATCAGCGGCACGACCACAAGGGGGAAAGACTGCTACCCCATGCCCCAGGAACTCGTGGATTTCATGGACGAACGCGGCCTCAGCTACCCCAACGCGGACAAGGACTACATCCTGGGCAAGGACGAATGGGATTACACCTTGAAATCCCTGACCAACTACCAGGAACAGATCGGCAGCAAGACCCAGACCCTCATGGTCTACCTGCAGGACTTCATCGGACAGTACAATTCCTTCCTGCAGGGCGCGAATACGGCCATCAGCAACGCCAATCAGGTGCTGACCAACATCGCCCGCGGCCAATAAAACCCTTCACGACACAAGAGGATACCACCATGACCACTCCCGTCACCGGAACACAGAATCTTTCCCAGATCATGGCCGATATCGACCTCGGCCCGGCCGGCGGCATCCAGATGATGTTCGCCAAGCTGCAGATGGCCCAGTCCCAGATATGTAAGAGCCAGGCCAACGACTACATGAAACAAATCCAGGACATCCAGGCCGAACAAAAAGCCTGCGCCGACATGATCGAAGCCGCGCGCACGCAGATGAACGCCGCCAAGACCGGCAAAAATGCCACGGCAATGTCGCCGGCGATGAAGACATTCTTCGACGAGCGGGGGCTTTCTTACGACAAAACGGGTGGCGACAACGCTCATACGGAAAAGGAATGGGAATACAACCTCAAATCCCTGACCAACTACCAGGAACAGATCGGCAGCAAGACCCAGACCCTCATGGTTTATCTGCAGGATTTCATCGGTCAGTACAATTCCTTCCTGCAGGGCGCCAACACGGCCATCAGCAATGCCAACCAGGTGCTGACCAACATCGCCCGTGGCCAGTAGGCCGCAATCGACGAGAAAACCAGGTCACCCATAATCCAAAACCAGCATCATCCGTCCGGAAGTCCGCGCCCGCGCGGACCTCTGGACGAGCCAGCGAGGCATCCATGACCACCACCCAGTCTCCCGCAGCCGAGGCACCCTTAAACGACAGCGAAATTCAGGCCATCATCAAGGCCATGCAAAACGGCGCCAGCATCAGCGACGTCGCCAACATGAAACCCGAAGTTCTCGAGGGGCTCTATTCCCTGGGCTACAATCTCTACACCTCGGGCAATTTCACCGACGCGCAGACCATTTTCCAGGCCCTGTGCCTGTACAAACACTCGGAAGTCCGCTTCTGGATGGGACTGGCCGGCTGCCGCCAGGCCAATGGCAACCTCCAGGGCGCCGTGGACGCGTATTCCATGGCCGGCGTGGCCGGCGGTCTGTCGGATCCGTCCCCCTTCCTTTACGCCGCCAACTGCTACATCAAACTTGGCGACAAGGAGAACGCCATCGGCGCGTTGCAAGGACTGCTCACCCTGGGCGAAAAGGAAAACGCGGCCCATGTCCAATGCCGGAGCACGGCCTCCGAACTTCTGAAAATGCTGGAAGGCAAAGCGTGAGGGAGAGGCCATGGGCAATGAACTGACCATCAGCCGCTTTCAAACCGGCAACATCGATGCCGCCACGGCTCTGCGACAACTGACCGAAGGACAGCCGACGGGGCTGGGGTCCACCCTTCCGCCCGCCGCTGGCGATATAACACTCAACCAAGCCCTGGAAAAACTCGGACTGCCCGTTTTGTCCACCCCAGTCGGCGGCATGTCCCTGGATTCGCTGATGAACGCCATCGGCAACGAAGTCCGGCGTCAAGCCTGCAAGGACGGGGTCAACAGCCTCGAACTCAAGGCTGCGCAACAAAAGGAAGTCAACGACAAACAGCTGGAGCAACTGGCCAAGCAATTGGAGGAAATGAAAAAGAAGGCCGTGTTGAACGGTTTTCTGAAGGCTTTCAAAATCATCGGCATGATCGTCGGCGCCATTGCCTCGGTGGCGACCATCGCCGCCGGCGTGTTGACCGGAAACCCCCTGCTCGTCGTGGCCGGGTGCATCGGCATGGCCATGACCATCGACAGCGTTCTGTCCATGGCCACGGACGGCAAGGTGTGCATGATGGCGGGCTTTGAAAAACTCGGCAAGGCCATGGGCATGAGCGACGAAACCGCCAAATGGTTTGCCTTCGGCATGCAGATGGCCGTCATGGTCGCGGCTATCGGCGTAAGCATTGGCGCGGGCCTGGCCAGCACGTCGGCCAGCGCGGCCAACATCACCTCCCAGGCGGCCCAAAAGGCATTTGATGTAACTGTGTTGGCGCAGAAAGTTCTGAATTTCACCTCGGCCGGGCTGAACGTGGCCCAGGGAGGCACGACCATTGCCAGCGCGGTCGTGGACTATAAGGTGGCCCAAACAAAAATCACCGCCAAGGAGCTTGAGGCCATTCTCGAACGGATCAAGGAAGCCATCGAGATGGACAGAAAGCTTGTGGAAAATGAAATGGAGCGGGCCAACGACCTCATGGCCAAGGTCACGGAAATCGTGAAGGGCTGCGCGGAAACCCAGACCGCAATTTTAACGACCACGCCGGCCATGGCCTAGCAAGACGAACCGAACCATCCACGACAAAGGTCATGAGGTAGAACCATGTCTTTCACGAATGTCAATCAAATCAATGGATTTAATGCCACCCAGTACAACCAGCTCCTGGAGGCTGCCAAATCGGAATATGTTTCCAAGGAACAGATCGATCAAGCCCTGCTGGCGGCGGTCAATGCCGGAAAAACTTTTTCCCAGGCATTAAGTTCGATCTCGGCCGCCCTGCCGACCCTGCCCCCGCCCATGGGCACAGGAGCCCTGTGGGACAACGGCCTGGCTGGACTCCCGTCTTTTTGCGCCAATTATCTGGCACTGGTCGGCGACCTGGCCGCCGACCAGCGCCGCCAAAGCGCAGAGCAGCGTGCCTTGCAGACCAACATTATTGTCGACACAATCGAGGCCCAGGCCGAGGAAATGCGCGACAAAGCGGTTTTCCAGCTGTGCATGGGCATCGCTTCGGGTTTGCTGAGCATCGCCCAAGGCCTCATGTCGTACAGCATGATGTCCAGCGGAACGGCTGAAAACGCAAAAATCACGGATACAGCAGCCCGCGGTCATGCCGACATGCTGCTTAACACCAAAGTCCAAAGCTTCAACTCCGCCGCGGGAGGTACCGTCGGCACCGTCGGCTCCATCAGCCAGGCCGTGAGCGGCATGTATGACGCCGAAATCAAACTCATGGACGCCGATATCGAACGAGCCAGAGCCCAGACCGACGCCCTCAAAAGCCTCGAGGAGAGCCTCCGTGAACTGATCCAAAAAATGCTCTCCACCATGGATTCCATCCAGCAAAGCACCAATCAAACCAGAACCAGGATTCTCGGCTGATTGACCATGCTCAAAAACAAACCGGCACCGCCACGCCATCCCCAACGGATCATGGCGGTGCCGGGCACGTCGCGGCCTAAAAGAGGAAGAAAAGTATCCAAAAGCAAACTTGTTTGACAAAATCGGGGCCTTGGCCCAAAAGTTCCATGGCTTACAAGGAGATTGCATGACCCTGACGCAACAAGCCGCCGACGCCATCACCTCGGCCGCGGGCTGGAAACCCACCCAACCCGACGCCGAGGGCGTGTTCCACTTCCGCCTCGAAGGAGACCTGGACATGGATTTCTTCTCGCCCGACGGGCGCACCGGTATCTTCCGCTCCACCCTGACCACCCTGTCGGGCGAAGACGCCGAGTCCGAGACGCTTCTCAAAACCTGCGCGCAACGCGCCGTGGCCGCGAGCCGGAAACGCAGATCCACCCTCTCCATCGACGGCGGCCGGCTGCAACTGCACCGCGCCATCGGACTCGACGCAATGGCGGCGGACATGGCCCGCGCGATCCCCGACGTGGCCAAGGACTTCCTGAACGATCTCGCCTGGTGGCAGGTTCAAATCGGCGCACGCAGTCCCCAGGCATCCCCGTCTCCCTTCAGCCTGTCCGGGTTCGACCTCTCCTGGCCGGTTGGACGTTGACCGCATGAGCAACCGCCGCCTTTTCACCCGCAGCCAGGCACGCCCGACCAGACGCGCCACGACGGTCATTTTTTTTGCCCTCCTCATCCTGGCCAGCGCGGCAGCGGCCGGAAACGCCGGCGCGGCGCCGCTTCTCACCGCCGTCCGCCACCATTCTGTCCCAACGCACACGCGGGTGGTTCTGGATGTCTCCGCGCCGGTGGAACACGCGGTGACGCTGGACGAAAAGCCAGGAACCCGGCGTCTGCGCGTCACCCTGCGCGGAACGGGGCTGGCGCCCAATGTTCCGGCCTCGCGCACGGTTGGCGACGGCATTCTTTCGACCGTGCATGCCCTGGCCTCCCCCCAGGGAGTGGTCATCGACCTCGACCTCCAAGCTCCCGCGCGGCACCATGTCTTTGCCCTGACCGACCCGGACCGGGTGGTCGTGGATCTGTTCACGGCATCGGCCCAGCCGACCTCCCGGCCAACCTCCCGGCCAGCCGTGGACGCGGGCGCCGGCTTTTCGACGCCCCATGCGCCGCCCCGCTTGGCCGCGCCGCCGACACCGGCGGGATTTTCCAAAAATTTCACCTATTACGCGGACCAACAGGACCTGCCGACGGTGCTCATGCACTTCGCCCGCGTCCAAGGGCTCAGCGCGTCCATCTCCACCGGCGTGACCGGAAAAATCAGCGGCCGCTTCGATGACGTGCCCGCGGACAAATTCCTGCGGGGCATGCGCGCGGCCTTTGGCGTGTCCTGGTATCGCATCGGGTCCAGCATCCATTTTTTCAATGACGCCGAGCTGACCAGGGCCTTTATCA
The Deltaproteobacteria bacterium genome window above contains:
- a CDS encoding USH1C-binding protein 1; amino-acid sequence: MPEVTGTQSLSQIMANIDLGPAGGIQMMFAKLQMAQSQICKSQANDYMKQIQDIQTEQKACADMIATARDLQNKGKNGEGVGIASISGTTTRGKDCYPMPQELVDFMDERGLSYPNADKDYILGKDEWDYTLKSLTNYQEQIGSKTQTLMVYLQDFIGQYNSFLQGANTAISNANQVLTNIARGQ
- a CDS encoding CesD/SycD/LcrH family type III secretion system chaperone, translated to MTTTQSPAAEAPLNDSEIQAIIKAMQNGASISDVANMKPEVLEGLYSLGYNLYTSGNFTDAQTIFQALCLYKHSEVRFWMGLAGCRQANGNLQGAVDAYSMAGVAGGLSDPSPFLYAANCYIKLGDKENAIGALQGLLTLGEKENAAHVQCRSTASELLKMLEGKA
- a CDS encoding type III secretion system protein, translating into MGNELTISRFQTGNIDAATALRQLTEGQPTGLGSTLPPAAGDITLNQALEKLGLPVLSTPVGGMSLDSLMNAIGNEVRRQACKDGVNSLELKAAQQKEVNDKQLEQLAKQLEEMKKKAVLNGFLKAFKIIGMIVGAIASVATIAAGVLTGNPLLVVAGCIGMAMTIDSVLSMATDGKVCMMAGFEKLGKAMGMSDETAKWFAFGMQMAVMVAAIGVSIGAGLASTSASAANITSQAAQKAFDVTVLAQKVLNFTSAGLNVAQGGTTIASAVVDYKVAQTKITAKELEAILERIKEAIEMDRKLVENEMERANDLMAKVTEIVKGCAETQTAILTTTPAMA
- a CDS encoding type III secretion system protein codes for the protein MSFTNVNQINGFNATQYNQLLEAAKSEYVSKEQIDQALLAAVNAGKTFSQALSSISAALPTLPPPMGTGALWDNGLAGLPSFCANYLALVGDLAADQRRQSAEQRALQTNIIVDTIEAQAEEMRDKAVFQLCMGIASGLLSIAQGLMSYSMMSSGTAENAKITDTAARGHADMLLNTKVQSFNSAAGGTVGTVGSISQAVSGMYDAEIKLMDADIERARAQTDALKSLEESLRELIQKMLSTMDSIQQSTNQTRTRILG